Within Bacteroidales bacterium, the genomic segment CAATATTGCTTGTATTCCCAGCCGGATCGGTATAGGGCAATCCGCCTCCCTCGCGTTCTTTAAGTGTTTCAGGGCTTTGGCCGGTTTGCAGGCCGATTACGTATGATCCGCAGTAAATATCGCCGCCCCATTTGGTGTCAATCAGCATCCCGAATCTGAAGTTTTTATAGCTGACATGGGTGTTCCATCCGGCGATAAAATCAGGTGAGGCATTTCCGATCGGCACTCGGGTATCGGTAATCAGGTATTTGGTTCCTTCAGCGTTCACAATGCGGTTGCCGTTATCGTCATATAAGTAATCAAAACCGCTGATGGTTCCATAATCATCGCCTTCGCTCAGGATCATTGCCGGTCCGTTGAGCCCCCAGATGTCAGCCAGCAAATATGCATCGGCAGCGCCACCAAGGCTAACCACTTTGTTGCGGTTGTGCGCCAGATTGATTCCGGTTCGTACGGTAAGATTTTTTAACCTGACAGGAACAGTGTTCAGTATTACTTCAAATCCCCGGTTCGTAACGATGCCTTCGTTGGTCATAATATTGAATGCGCCTGATGAAGCCGGCAAAGGCAGGTTCGGAATGATCTGATCAAAAGAGTAGAAATAATAATATGTGAGGTCGAGGTCAATACGGTTGTCAAAGAATCCAAGTGTGATACCTGTTTCGTAAGCGTTTACACGTTGTGGCTTGAGATCCAGCGGTGGTATGGTTCCCGGGAAGCCCGATGCCTGTTGCCCGCCAAAAAGGCTTGTGGTATAGTAAAAATTTCGCAGATAAGGCGCTGCATCAGTGGCTGACTGTGCGATCCCACCCCGGATTTTCATAAAATTGAACCAGGGGTGGCGGGCGGTAATATTAAATGCTTCGGTCGGGATGAAGCTAAGCGAAACAGAAGGATAGAAATACGAATTGCTTGAAGGAGGCAATGATGACGACCAGTCGTTGCGCCCGGTGATTTCAAGGAAAAGATAATTGTCATAGGCCAGGTTCAGGAAAGAATAAACAGAGTTGTTTCTTTTACGCAAAACCCCTTCTTTCGGCACCATTGATTCGGCTGAATTTCCGGGCTTTTCAACAATTGTATTGCTATTTTCATCGGTGCTGTAAGTATTTTCGGTGAAATTGAAGAAGGTGTACATATTGGGATAATACCAGATGCCTGAACTTCCGTTGATAAAGTAATAATCCTGGTTCCATCGGGTAGCGCCAGCAGTTAAACGAACATCAAATTTTGAGTTCAGAAAAGCATCCTTGAAAGCAGTGATCGTAAAATCGTAATTGTCGCCGATGTTGCGCGAAAGGCCGTTGCTGTATTTTCCATTTTCCAGGCCAATGGCATCAATGGGTTTGTGGCGTGTTTCAAACTGCTCAATGGTGAAGTCCCTGCTAACCCTTCCAAGTGCATTCAGCCAGGGTGCGATGTCATAAACCAGCGTCAGTGCGGCAGTGTATTTGTCTCGGTCGAGGGTTGTGTTGTTATTGTAATACTCCCACCATAGGGTACGGCTCACATACTGGAATGGAGTGCCTGGCTGCGGGTTTTGAGAACCATCGGCGTTGGCATAATTATCTTTATCAATTCCCTTGTAACTTCGCGGCCATTCATACAGCAGGCCTTTGTTGAAGGAGTTCCAGTCTTCGCCAAGCATAGGGCTGTTTAAGCGCTGGAAATTAATGAAAGAAATCACGAGGTCGGTTCTTAGCTTATTGCTGATTTTAAGGTTCGAACCCAGATTGACGGTGGTGCGGTTGAAATTGCTGTTATCCACGATGGGTTTGCTATCCTGCCGGGTGATGGAAACCCGTAAGGTTCCTTTCTCGCTGCCCCCAGCGGCAGAAATATTATGTGTGGTGGTATAGCCATTCTGGTATGGGATTTTCAGGTTATCGGGCTGGGGCGAGTAAGGCCGCATCTGCCCATCCCACCATTTTACCATTTGCCCCTCCATTTTCGGACCCCAGGATACGGCTGTTCCATAATAGCCAAACTCAGCTGAAGTGCTCGAAGTTTTGCCATCCTGGTCAAGGATTAGGTTTGCGTTGCCATAAATGCCTGGATAAAGCAGGGTATCGCCCGACATAGGAAATGTAGGCGGTGTAAACGAAATCGGGCCTCCATGCCCGTAAGTATTCTGAACTTCCCTGTAAAGGTAGGGCACCGTGACACGATGATCTACATTATAAGTAACCCCAATCCCTTTTTGTCTTGTTCCCCGTTTAGTAGTGATAAACAATACTCCGTTTGCACCTCGTGAACCATATAGCGCTGAAGCCGCACCGCCTTTCATCAGTGTCATGCTTTCGATATCATAGGCGTTCAGGTCGTTGATTACGCTGCCCCAGTCAACACCACGGCCAATATTGGAGAGGCCGGGTATGTTTTCCATTGGGATATTGTCCACGACAATCAGGGGTTGATTATCCGACCCGATATTGTTGTTGCCCCTGATCACGATCCTTGTTGAACCACCTTCCACGCCATCGCCCTGCGAAATCTGCACCCCCGCCGATCTTCCGGCAATGGCATTCAGCACATTGGGCGCGCGGGCTTCAATAATTGTCGTGGCTCCGATGGTTTCAGTAGAATAACCAATTTCACGTTTTTGCCTCGTGATGCCCAGGGCCGTAACAACCACTTCCTCGAGTTCGCTCACAGTTGGAGCCATGCGGATATTCAGCAGGACAGCATCGCCCACGGTGATTTCCTGTGTTTCAAACCCAATAAAGCTAAAAACTAAAATAGTTTCGGAGCTAATGGCATGGAGTGTGAACCTTCCGTCAATATCGCTTACGGTTCCGAAAGTGGTTCCTTTTACCTGGACTGTTACCCCTACCAGAGGCAATTCATCCTGGGCAGAACTGATAATCCCTGAAACGTTCCTTTCCTGTGCAACGACATACATGCTTAATAGTAAGAAACAGATGAAAAAGTGTAGGTTTTTTTTCATAGGCAAAGCAATTGAAATGCTAAATCACCTACAAATGTAGAATAAAACTAAAACGATTTATCAACACCCCGGGCAAAAACCGTTGAAAATTGAAATGAGACTATTTTGGCCTTGATTTGTTTGCTGTTCGTAATCATTTTATTGGCTCACAACGCTTTTAAAACATTATTCATGCTACCTTTGGTGCTGTTTCAACATCCAACACAAAATATTACCGATGCCTCGTTTCATTAAGCTGCCTGCAAAGTCCTTTCTACTCATTTATGCCTGTCTTTTCCTTTATACTTCATTGGCAAGTGCACAAACTTTTTCTGGCACAGGAGGCATCATTGCTGATAATGGAACGGCTTCATACTTCCAGTTAAATATAAGCGGGCTGAACCCTCAAAACATCAACACGGTTTTTGGTCTTGAAAAAGTGTGTTTCAGCATTTCTCATCCATATCTTTACGAACTCCGCATTCAATTGATTGCCCCTGATGGAAGCTATGTTATGCTCTGCGATGCCAACGCCTACGGCAGCAATTTTACTTCAACCTGTTTCAGCGACTTTGCGAACACGACCATTTTTAAGGGCAGCGCACCATATTCGGGTCAGTACAGGCCTATTGAGAACATCGGATACCTGAACAACGGACAAAATGGAAACGGTACCTGGAAATTACGCATTCTCGATCAATCCCCTTATAACAACCAGGGTTATCTGCAAAATTGGAACATTGTTTTTGGCAATAATCCGGGGATTCCTTTTCCATTTACATCTTCCAACCTTCCCTTGATTTTTATAGATACGGAATTCGAAGAAATAATTGATGATCCCAAGATCCCGGCTACATTTCACATCATTGACAATGGCCCAGGAAACATGAACCATCCCGGTGACAGTCCGGCTTATTCAGGACATCTCGGCATCGAGTTAAGGGGATCAAGTTCACAATCCTTTCCAAAGAAAAGTTACGGAATTGAAACCTGGGATGCAGCGGGCAACGACCTCAACGTTTCTTTGCTTGGTATGCCTGCCGAAGCTGATTATATCCTGAACGCCAACTTCACGGATAAGACCATGATGCGCAATGCCATGGCTTATCAAATCTGGCAGAACATGGGTTATTACGCCACGCGCTACGTTTTTGTGGAATTGTTTATCAACAACCGCTACAAAGGGGTGTATCTTTTTTCGGAAAAAATCAAACGCGATGCCAACAGGGTAAACATTGCCAAGATGAACGAAACCAACAATACCGGTGATTCATTAACAGGAGGGTATATCATCAAAATTGACAAACAAACCGGCGGTGGCGGCGATGGCTGGATTTCAGATTATCCACCTCCCCAATACCCCAACGGGCAGTATATCTATTTCCAGTACGAATATCCGAAGGCAACAAACATAACACCACAGCAAAAAACATACATCCAGTCGTACGTGCATTCTTTTGAAACAGCATTGCAAGGGTCGAATTTTACAAATCCTTCTACAGGATGGCGCAATTATGCTATTGAAGATACATTTTTCGATTATTTCATTGTGAATGAATTCAGCAAGAACGTTGACGGTTATAGGCTCAGCACATTTATTCACAAACAGCGTAATAGCCTCGGAGGAAAACTGCGCATGGGGCCGGTTTGGGATTACGACCTTGCCTGGCACAATGCCGATTATTGTGGCGGAGATTCATATTCAGGCTGGGCTTACCAGTTCCCATGCCCCTGGGACTGGTGGCAGGTGCCATTCTGGTGGAACCGGCTACTTCAGGATCCAACCTTTGCCAACAACCTGAATTGCCGTTGGAACTTCCTGAGGGGAAATGTCCTTGGTAATGCTCACATCAATAATTACATTGACAGCCTGGCTTTACTGCTGGATGAACCACAGCAAAGGAATTTCATGGTCTGGGACATCCTTGGTATTTATATCTGGCCAAACCCATGGCCTTATCCTCCAACGTATGCCACTGAAACTGCATCCCTTAAATCATGGATTGCGAACCGGTTTCTCTGGCTTGATACGAATATGCCCGGTACTTGCAATTCTTTGGGTTCGAACCATATTGCGAATGAAGAAAGCTCTGCACAACTGGTATTTCCTAATCCGGCTACAAATTATATTTATCTGGATCACAATCTGAAACCCGGCTCCAAAACTGAGATAATGATCATAAACATGACCGGAAGTATTGTCCTGAAGGTTGTTCCAAATGGTTCTGACGAAAATCTCAGGATCGATATATCCTTGCTGCCAGCAGGAGCATATCAGGTTGTTCTCAAAGCCGATAACCGTATTTCTCATACCCGTTTCATCAAGCTGCCCGGAGCCGAATAAACTGGTTTGATTTGTAAAGCATCAAAAGAGACAATCAGTCGCTTGAAGCAAGCATTTCCGGCTTGTGACAACACTCTACGCTCAGGACAATTAATTATTGTATTTCGCTTGCACTGAGCGCTTTGATATTGTATCTTTATCGTCATTTTGACAAAAAGATTCTAATGTTTCGTGTCCTCATCATTGACGACGAAGCGCACATGCGCGATTCGCTGGAAAAGCTTCTTTTGAAACATTGCCCCCATGTTACTCTTGTTGGTTCTGCCAATGGAGTTAAAACC encodes:
- a CDS encoding CotH kinase family protein, with protein sequence MPRFIKLPAKSFLLIYACLFLYTSLASAQTFSGTGGIIADNGTASYFQLNISGLNPQNINTVFGLEKVCFSISHPYLYELRIQLIAPDGSYVMLCDANAYGSNFTSTCFSDFANTTIFKGSAPYSGQYRPIENIGYLNNGQNGNGTWKLRILDQSPYNNQGYLQNWNIVFGNNPGIPFPFTSSNLPLIFIDTEFEEIIDDPKIPATFHIIDNGPGNMNHPGDSPAYSGHLGIELRGSSSQSFPKKSYGIETWDAAGNDLNVSLLGMPAEADYILNANFTDKTMMRNAMAYQIWQNMGYYATRYVFVELFINNRYKGVYLFSEKIKRDANRVNIAKMNETNNTGDSLTGGYIIKIDKQTGGGGDGWISDYPPPQYPNGQYIYFQYEYPKATNITPQQKTYIQSYVHSFETALQGSNFTNPSTGWRNYAIEDTFFDYFIVNEFSKNVDGYRLSTFIHKQRNSLGGKLRMGPVWDYDLAWHNADYCGGDSYSGWAYQFPCPWDWWQVPFWWNRLLQDPTFANNLNCRWNFLRGNVLGNAHINNYIDSLALLLDEPQQRNFMVWDILGIYIWPNPWPYPPTYATETASLKSWIANRFLWLDTNMPGTCNSLGSNHIANEESSAQLVFPNPATNYIYLDHNLKPGSKTEIMIINMTGSIVLKVVPNGSDENLRIDISLLPAGAYQVVLKADNRISHTRFIKLPGAE
- a CDS encoding SusC/RagA family TonB-linked outer membrane protein: MKKNLHFFICFLLLSMYVVAQERNVSGIISSAQDELPLVGVTVQVKGTTFGTVSDIDGRFTLHAISSETILVFSFIGFETQEITVGDAVLLNIRMAPTVSELEEVVVTALGITRQKREIGYSTETIGATTIIEARAPNVLNAIAGRSAGVQISQGDGVEGGSTRIVIRGNNNIGSDNQPLIVVDNIPMENIPGLSNIGRGVDWGSVINDLNAYDIESMTLMKGGAASALYGSRGANGVLFITTKRGTRQKGIGVTYNVDHRVTVPYLYREVQNTYGHGGPISFTPPTFPMSGDTLLYPGIYGNANLILDQDGKTSSTSAEFGYYGTAVSWGPKMEGQMVKWWDGQMRPYSPQPDNLKIPYQNGYTTTHNISAAGGSEKGTLRVSITRQDSKPIVDNSNFNRTTVNLGSNLKISNKLRTDLVISFINFQRLNSPMLGEDWNSFNKGLLYEWPRSYKGIDKDNYANADGSQNPQPGTPFQYVSRTLWWEYYNNNTTLDRDKYTAALTLVYDIAPWLNALGRVSRDFTIEQFETRHKPIDAIGLENGKYSNGLSRNIGDNYDFTITAFKDAFLNSKFDVRLTAGATRWNQDYYFINGSSGIWYYPNMYTFFNFTENTYSTDENSNTIVEKPGNSAESMVPKEGVLRKRNNSVYSFLNLAYDNYLFLEITGRNDWSSSLPPSSNSYFYPSVSLSFIPTEAFNITARHPWFNFMKIRGGIAQSATDAAPYLRNFYYTTSLFGGQQASGFPGTIPPLDLKPQRVNAYETGITLGFFDNRIDLDLTYYYFYSFDQIIPNLPLPASSGAFNIMTNEGIVTNRGFEVILNTVPVRLKNLTVRTGINLAHNRNKVVSLGGAADAYLLADIWGLNGPAMILSEGDDYGTISGFDYLYDDNGNRIVNAEGTKYLITDTRVPIGNASPDFIAGWNTHVSYKNFRFGMLIDTKWGGDIYCGSYVIGLQTGQSPETLKEREGGGLPYTDPAGNTSNIGIILEGVHEDGTPNNTVVHYYYKYLPNAGGWGKIISTPGIIENTWVKMREVSLAYTLPQKMAASTRVFQNLTLTLTGRDLFYFYTTLPDKINPEGIMGSGNAQGFEWASFPGTRSFVVGVSAGF